A single genomic interval of Daucus carota subsp. sativus chromosome 1, DH1 v3.0, whole genome shotgun sequence harbors:
- the LOC108195875 gene encoding uncharacterized protein LOC108195875, whose amino-acid sequence MMMSSTLEHFSHPEHPLRLKEDVVIGENAKCHVCNKSVIGYPTYTCTSLDDIDCRNLYLHKTCAELPATINHHTHDEHPLTLLLRPVNYICSVCDLDVRFAYACDTCNFDLCIRCVELPTKVTHHKHESHLLAFLPCSDCCDVCYRNVRFAYVCDNCEFNVCVSCAFEQRVLRHDGHEKHILTLMPREALFKCDACGEEAKDSSYVCTTCDFWIHKSCAISPLIIPDPTHHHHPLELVYSIPDMHRYFIRRCNICKQTIQKYYWVYYCHKCTYFVHVKCAGLYLKTPYVDYDIIRTDDTGDEPDLIQFPLSGEESLFDLIVTQCGKLQGEFQGEGDDPHIIEAHWSHKSHPLEQLQFTLSLNDDDNDAADDDKKGLICDGCIQPITVSHPSYYACIPCGFFLHSFCATKLPKELSTGASPFHPEHSLVLRKSDSFCSLVACGACRYSTNGFFYLCETCDIKVDIRCAFLPNKIKHELHKHHSLVQRHFYKSECSLSRYEIIDCVAYSCQTCIGFQVHIFCAFYPDRMNQRYDNHQVTLRHPPFFYEGVFYCEICEKQVNNQWWLYHCGKCDHSFHFNCLRPYENVKVGGTIEYNISNRPHKLALVLKGSADKDSPHSLCCRCGTVYTFEYFLECDGCGFRVCVECAKDMDSVDHQHRTPVK is encoded by the exons atgATGATGAGTTCGACACTTGAGCACTTTAGCCATCCCGAGCATCCCTTGAGATTAAAAGAGGATGTTGTTATCGGAGAGAATGCTAAATGCCATGTCTGCAACAAATCAGTTATTGGTTATCCTACATATACTTGCACCAGTCTTGATGATATTGATTGTCGAAATTTATATCTGCACAAGACTTGTGCGGAACTGCCTGCAACAATAAATCATCACACACATGACGAACATCCCCTCACTCTCCTCCTACGTCCCGTTAATTACATTTGTAGTGTTTGTGATCTTGATGTCAGGTTCGCATATGCATGTGATACTTGTAACTTTGATTTGTGCATCCGTTGTGTAGAATTACCGACCAAGGTTACTCATCACAAGCACGAAAGTCACCTCCTCGCTTTCCTGCCATGCTCGGATTGCTGTGATGTTTGCTATCGCAATGTGAGGTTCGCTTATGTATGTGATAACTGTGAATTTAACGTATGTGTGTCTTGTGCTTTTGAACAGAGAGTGCTTCGTCATGATGGCCATGAGAAGCACATTTTAACATTGATGCCGAGGGAAGCCTTGTTCAAGTGTGATGCCTGTGGAGAGGAAGCTAAAGACTCTTCATATGTATGCACCACATGCGATTTTTGGATCCATAAGAGTTGTGCTATTTCGCCCCTCATAATTCCGGATCCTACACATCACCATCACCCTCTGGAGCTTGTATACTCTATTCCTGACATGCATCGCTACTTTATACGACGATGTAACATCTGCAAACAGACAATTCAGAAATACTACTGGGTATACTATTGTCACAAATGCACATATTTTGTGCACGTGAAATGTGCtggattatatttaaaaactcCATATGTAGA CTATGACATCATCAGAACAGATGACACTGGTGATGAACCTGATTTGATACAATTTCCTTTATCGGGTGAAGAATCACTATTTGATCTCATTGTAACCCAGTGTGGCAAGCTCCAAGGTGAGTTTCAAGGTGAAGGCGATGATCCCCACATAATTGAAGCGCACTGGAGTCATAAAAGCCATCCATTAGAGCAGCTCCAATTTACTCTTAGTttgaatgatgatgataatgatgctGCTGATGATGATAAAAAAGGGTTGATATGTGATGGGTGCATTCAACCGATAACTGTTTCCCATCCATCTTACTACGCATGTATCCCATGTGGTTTCTTCCTCCACTCTTTCTGTGCCACTAAGTTACCAAAAGAGTTGTCCACGGGAGCATCTCCATTTCATCCCGAGCATTCTCTCGTGCTTCGGAAAAGTGATAGCTTCTGTAGTCTTGTGGCATGTGGAGCTTGCCGCTACAGCACGAATGGATTCTTCTATTTATGTGAGACTTGTGATATCAAAGTTGATATCCGTTGTGCATTCTTACCCAATAAGATAAAACATGAACTTCACAAGCACCACTCACTTGTCCAACGTCACTTTTATAAATCTGAGTGTAGTTTAAGTAGGTACGAAATTATTGATTGTGTGGCCTATTCATGCCAAACTTGCATTGGGTTCCAGGTTCATATTTTCTGTGCATTTTATCCAGACAGGATGAACCAAAGATATGATAATCACCAGGTGACCTTGAGACACCCGCCATTCTTCTACGAGGGAGTATTCTACTGTGAAATATGTGAAAAACAAGTTAACAATCAGTGGTGGCTCTATCATTGTGGCAAGTGTGATCATTCTTTTCACTTCAATTGCCTCCGTCCCTACGAAAACGTCAAGGTAGGAGGCACCATTGAATATAATATCAGCAATCGACCACACAAACTTGCACTGGTTTTAAAGGGGAGTGCAGACAAGGACTCTCCTCATTCCTTGTGTTGCAGATGTGGAACTGTATATACTTTTGAATACTTCTTGGAATGTGACGGCTGTGGATTCCGCGTCTGTGTGGAATGTGCGAAAGATATGGATTCAGTGGATCATCAACACCGCACTCCTGTAAAATAA
- the LOC108222181 gene encoding dehydration-responsive element-binding protein 2D, with protein sequence MDKAETDSSTRSNKKQKTSSYSRRGCMKGKGGEENGLCNYRGVRQRKWGKWVAEIRHPGSRVWLGTFNTSVEAALAYDDAALKMYGPSATLNLPVTTSSTNTTGAAAGPDIIEPSCGNDLSGEISVLLEDFQDLAPPTLLNWWKD encoded by the coding sequence ATGGACAAGGCAGAAACAGATAGCAGCACTAGGAGCAATAAGAAGCAGAAAACGTCGTCGTATTCGAGAAGAGGGTGCATGAAAGGCAAAGGAGGGGAGGAGAATGGGCTATGTAACTACAGAGGCGTGAGGCAAAGAAAGTGGGGGAAATGGGTAGCTGAAATAAGGCACCCTGGCTCCAGAGTCTGGCTCGGAACCTTCAATACTTCTGTGGAAGCTGCGCTTGCTTATGATGATGCTGCCTTGAAAATGTACGGTCCCTCAGCTACTCTCAATTTGCCTGTCACTACTAGTAGTACCAATACTACTGGTGCAGCAGCTGGGCCTGATATTATTGAGCCAAGTTGTGGAAATGATTTATCAGGTGAAATATCTGTTTTGCTGGAGGACTTTCAGGATTTAGCACCTCCCACTTTGCTTAATTGGTGGAAGGATTAG